From a region of the Chitinophaga caseinilytica genome:
- a CDS encoding Gfo/Idh/MocA family oxidoreductase, protein MEKETRSSFHDQTRRDFVKKSSILAGAAMAAPYLSQAAQTNYFSGSAGVIKIALIGCGGRGTGAAVQALSTKQNVQLVAMADAFRDRLDGSYNEIVESMKKTPERVKVAEADKFVGFDGYKQAIAKADVVILTTPPGFRPIHFEEAIAQGKHVFMEKPVATDPAGIAKVLETAEKAKAKKLNVVVGLQRHYMTSYRELYKRLKDGMIGDITSIQVWWNQGALWVRERKPEYTEMEYQMRNWYYFNWLCGDHIVEQHIHNIDVGNWFMGKTPVNAVGMGGRAIRTGPEAGEIFDHHFVEYRYDNGVVMNAQCRHWKDSVSKVDEEIVGTKGRIFCDRGQIVDHKGKTLYQFDRKMHNRPYQAEHDELFEAIAAGQFKYQDAQRGAEATLSAIIGRMATYSGQLIEWDKALKSGINLQPAKYAFDAPPPVLPDASGHYAYAKPGITRYFS, encoded by the coding sequence ATGGAAAAGGAAACACGCTCTTCATTCCACGATCAAACTCGCAGAGACTTCGTAAAGAAATCCTCTATCCTCGCAGGCGCCGCCATGGCCGCGCCTTACCTGTCGCAAGCAGCACAGACCAATTATTTCTCTGGCTCCGCCGGTGTCATCAAAATAGCCCTGATCGGCTGTGGTGGCCGCGGAACGGGCGCCGCAGTGCAGGCGCTCAGCACTAAACAGAACGTTCAGCTCGTTGCCATGGCCGACGCTTTCCGCGACCGGCTCGATGGTAGCTACAACGAAATCGTGGAGTCCATGAAAAAAACGCCCGAGCGCGTTAAAGTGGCCGAAGCCGATAAATTCGTTGGGTTCGACGGATACAAACAAGCCATCGCCAAGGCGGATGTGGTAATCCTCACCACGCCTCCCGGCTTCCGCCCCATCCACTTCGAAGAAGCCATCGCGCAGGGTAAGCACGTGTTCATGGAAAAACCCGTGGCCACAGACCCCGCCGGCATCGCCAAAGTGCTCGAAACCGCGGAAAAGGCGAAAGCCAAAAAACTCAACGTGGTAGTGGGCCTCCAACGCCACTACATGACCTCTTACCGCGAATTGTACAAACGCCTGAAAGACGGTATGATCGGAGACATCACCTCCATCCAGGTGTGGTGGAACCAGGGCGCCCTCTGGGTGCGCGAGCGCAAGCCCGAATACACGGAAATGGAATACCAGATGCGTAACTGGTACTATTTCAACTGGCTCTGCGGCGATCATATCGTAGAACAACATATCCACAATATCGACGTGGGCAACTGGTTCATGGGTAAAACGCCCGTAAACGCCGTAGGTATGGGTGGCCGCGCCATCCGCACCGGTCCGGAAGCAGGGGAAATCTTCGACCACCACTTCGTGGAATACCGGTACGACAATGGCGTTGTCATGAACGCCCAATGCCGCCACTGGAAAGATTCCGTGAGCAAGGTAGACGAAGAGATCGTGGGCACCAAGGGCCGCATCTTCTGCGACCGTGGCCAGATCGTTGACCATAAAGGCAAAACGCTCTACCAGTTCGATCGTAAAATGCACAACCGTCCGTACCAGGCCGAACACGATGAGCTGTTCGAAGCCATCGCCGCCGGCCAGTTCAAATACCAGGATGCACAACGCGGTGCAGAAGCTACGCTTTCCGCCATCATCGGCCGTATGGCCACCTATTCCGGTCAGCTGATCGAGTGGGACAAGGCGCTGAAATCCGGCATCAACCTGCAACCCGCGAAATATGCGTTCGACGCGCCGCCGCCGGTACTCCCGGATGCAAGCGGCCACTACGCATACGCGAAGCCCGGCATCACCCGCTATTTCTCCTGA
- a CDS encoding formylglycine-generating enzyme family protein: MKRTTALFLIGGICSAAVHAQTTPFEAYDQKIEGSDVTIRMVPVKAGEFLLGSPASEKGRGADEGPQKKVKVDAFWMGAYEVTFDQYDLYADKDKDKAPLPDGMTRPSPPYIDLTLGMGKSGGFPANSMSQYGALMYCRWLYNKTGVFFRLPTEAEWEYACRAGSKTAYPFGADASKLKEYAWTASNSEDKYHKVGELKPNAWGLYDMLGNVGEWTMDQYEPEAYKTVDAANPWLKPTDKTPRTVRGGNYMDAPAATRSAARLMSDIAWNDRDPQIPKSKWWNADAPFVGFRIVRPVQQPTKEEAEKFFADMIDQFVGAR; the protein is encoded by the coding sequence ATGAAAAGGACAACCGCGTTATTCCTGATCGGAGGCATCTGCTCTGCCGCCGTTCATGCACAAACTACACCTTTCGAGGCCTACGATCAGAAAATCGAGGGCAGCGACGTTACCATCCGCATGGTGCCGGTGAAAGCCGGAGAATTCCTCCTTGGAAGCCCCGCTTCCGAAAAAGGCCGTGGCGCAGACGAAGGGCCGCAGAAGAAAGTGAAAGTAGATGCTTTCTGGATGGGCGCTTATGAAGTGACGTTCGACCAGTACGACCTCTATGCAGATAAAGACAAGGACAAGGCCCCGCTGCCCGATGGCATGACCCGGCCCAGCCCGCCCTACATCGACCTGACCCTCGGTATGGGCAAATCCGGTGGTTTCCCTGCCAATAGTATGAGCCAATACGGCGCGCTGATGTATTGCCGCTGGCTGTATAATAAGACCGGCGTTTTCTTCCGCCTGCCCACCGAGGCAGAATGGGAATATGCCTGCCGCGCGGGTTCCAAAACCGCTTATCCTTTCGGCGCCGATGCGTCGAAATTGAAGGAATACGCATGGACGGCCAGCAATTCCGAAGATAAATACCACAAGGTAGGTGAGCTGAAACCCAATGCCTGGGGGCTTTACGACATGCTCGGCAATGTGGGTGAGTGGACGATGGACCAGTACGAACCGGAGGCTTACAAAACCGTTGACGCTGCCAATCCCTGGCTGAAACCGACAGACAAAACCCCGCGTACCGTACGCGGTGGTAACTATATGGACGCCCCCGCCGCAACGCGCAGCGCCGCCCGCCTCATGTCAGACATCGCGTGGAACGACCGCGACCCGCAGATCCCGAAAAGCAAATGGTGGAACGCCGATGCGCCTTTCGTAGGGTTCCGCATCGTGCGCCCCGTTCAGCAGCCGACCAAAGAAGAAGCGGAGAAATTCTTCGCCGATATGATCGACCAGTTCGTAGGCGCGCGCTGA
- a CDS encoding hydroxypyruvate isomerase family protein: protein MERRSFLQQSTLAGISALTFGGATALAGSAKGAEKDNTAAAGKTFNLDYAPHQGMFKNSGGEDFLDQIRFMHDQGFRSIEDNGMLGRDTAQQNKIGDLLAKLNMRMGVFVIDGGENWKVSLTTGKKEHLDVFLKACERSVELAKRVNAKWATVVPGFFERRTPIGVQTGNVIDALRAGSEILEKGGLTMVLEPLSDTPELFLRTSDQTYEICRAVNSPSCKILFDIYHMQKNEGNLINMINHCWSEIAYVQIGDNPGRNEPGTGEINYRNVFKHLHEKGYKGVMGMEHGNAKPGKEGEAALIKAYRDADNFL, encoded by the coding sequence ATGGAAAGAAGAAGCTTTTTACAACAGTCGACCCTCGCCGGCATCTCCGCCCTGACCTTCGGAGGCGCCACCGCGCTGGCGGGCTCCGCCAAAGGGGCCGAGAAAGACAACACCGCCGCCGCGGGTAAAACTTTCAATCTCGATTACGCACCGCACCAGGGGATGTTCAAAAACTCCGGCGGCGAAGATTTCCTCGATCAGATCCGGTTCATGCACGACCAGGGTTTCAGGTCTATCGAAGACAACGGCATGCTCGGCCGCGACACCGCCCAGCAAAACAAGATCGGCGACCTCCTCGCCAAGCTCAACATGCGCATGGGCGTGTTCGTGATCGACGGCGGCGAAAACTGGAAAGTTTCGCTCACCACCGGTAAAAAAGAACATCTCGACGTATTCCTCAAAGCCTGCGAACGCTCCGTAGAGCTCGCCAAGCGCGTCAACGCCAAATGGGCCACCGTAGTTCCGGGCTTCTTCGAGCGCCGTACGCCCATCGGCGTTCAAACCGGCAATGTGATCGACGCGCTTCGCGCCGGTTCCGAAATCCTCGAAAAAGGCGGTCTCACCATGGTGCTCGAGCCTCTGAGCGATACGCCCGAGCTTTTCCTCCGCACCTCCGATCAAACGTACGAGATCTGCCGCGCGGTAAACAGCCCGTCCTGCAAAATCCTCTTCGATATCTACCACATGCAGAAAAACGAAGGCAATCTCATCAATATGATCAACCATTGCTGGAGCGAGATCGCTTATGTGCAGATCGGGGACAACCCCGGCCGCAACGAGCCCGGCACCGGAGAAATCAACTACCGCAACGTGTTCAAGCACCTCCACGAAAAAGGCTACAAAGGAGTGATGGGCATGGAGCACGGCAACGCCAAACCCGGCAAGGAAGGGGAAGCCGCGCTGATCAAAGCGTACCGCGATGCGGACAATTTCCTGTGA
- a CDS encoding alpha/beta hydrolase, with product MKKSFIAAMLTIAAINATAQERINLYPDHPEWKILGGKEINDVPHIEYYPAPGDKKNGAAVLVCPGGGYSNLALGHEGKDVAEFFNANGFDAIVLHYRLNGGPQPGSTFPAQYNDVTLAMRIVKSKAKSWGFDPEKVGVLGFSAGGHLASMLTTMHIAPDPQGKAAHERFSSRPAFSVLVYPVISLSESFRHAGSANNLLGAGAPKEKQDSLSTQNRVTAETPPTMLIHASDDKGVPVENSLVFYKALLQHNIPATMHIYDHGGHGFGMAPKDPVLNTWPGLVVNWINGMLFKK from the coding sequence ATGAAAAAGTCATTCATCGCCGCCATGCTTACCATCGCCGCCATCAACGCCACCGCGCAGGAACGCATCAACCTGTACCCGGACCATCCGGAATGGAAGATCCTGGGCGGAAAGGAAATCAACGACGTTCCCCACATCGAATATTACCCCGCTCCGGGCGACAAGAAGAACGGCGCCGCCGTGCTGGTCTGCCCCGGCGGAGGCTATTCCAACCTGGCCCTGGGCCACGAAGGGAAAGACGTAGCCGAATTCTTCAACGCCAACGGTTTCGACGCCATCGTGCTGCATTACCGGCTGAACGGCGGCCCGCAGCCCGGGTCTACTTTTCCGGCGCAGTACAACGACGTGACGCTGGCGATGCGCATCGTAAAAAGCAAAGCCAAATCCTGGGGCTTCGATCCCGAAAAGGTAGGCGTGCTGGGCTTTTCGGCAGGAGGGCACCTGGCTTCGATGCTCACTACGATGCACATCGCGCCCGATCCGCAGGGGAAAGCAGCGCACGAGCGGTTCAGCTCGCGGCCCGCGTTTTCCGTGCTCGTGTACCCGGTGATCTCGCTCAGCGAAAGCTTCCGGCATGCGGGATCCGCCAATAATTTACTGGGCGCGGGCGCGCCGAAGGAAAAACAGGATTCGCTGTCCACCCAAAACCGCGTAACCGCAGAAACCCCGCCCACCATGCTCATCCACGCCAGCGACGATAAAGGCGTGCCGGTGGAAAACAGCCTCGTTTTCTACAAAGCGCTGCTGCAGCACAACATTCCCGCTACCATGCATATTTACGACCATGGCGGCCATGGGTTCGGGATGGCCCCGAAAGACCCGGTGCTCAACACCTGGCCCGGCCTCGTGGTGAACTGGATCAACGGGATGCTCTTCAAAAAATAA
- a CDS encoding YitT family protein, translating into MTHPRRARLARINIIQNAQDATLIAIGVLLAAIGLKAFLLPNGFLDGGVTGISLLVNRLSGWSISVLLIVINAPFIVLAYKQLSRLFTLKTIAAIVGLATALALIKVPVLTQDKLLIAIFGGFFLGAGIGMSIRGGAVLDGTEVLALWISRKTVLSIGEVIMYFNVLIFGVAAVLINVETALYAMLTYLSASKTVDFVIQGFEEYIALTVISPRADLIRKTLTLKLKKGVTVFKGKSGYGKRGEVDNEIEIIYTVVTRLEVHKVIDEIEKIDEKAFIVQHNINDTRGGMIKRRAGAH; encoded by the coding sequence GTGACGCATCCCCGCAGAGCCAGGCTCGCCCGCATCAATATCATCCAGAATGCGCAAGACGCCACCCTTATCGCTATCGGCGTATTGCTGGCCGCCATCGGCCTGAAAGCCTTTTTGCTGCCCAACGGGTTCCTCGATGGCGGCGTAACGGGTATTTCCCTGCTGGTAAACCGTCTTTCCGGATGGTCGATCTCCGTTTTGCTGATCGTCATCAACGCGCCTTTCATCGTGCTGGCCTACAAACAACTGTCGCGCCTCTTCACGCTGAAAACCATCGCGGCCATCGTAGGGCTCGCCACGGCGCTGGCGCTCATCAAAGTTCCGGTACTGACGCAGGATAAATTACTGATCGCCATTTTCGGAGGGTTCTTCCTCGGCGCCGGCATCGGCATGTCTATCCGCGGCGGCGCCGTGCTCGATGGCACCGAAGTGCTCGCCCTGTGGATTTCCCGGAAAACCGTACTGTCGATCGGCGAAGTGATCATGTATTTCAACGTCCTCATCTTCGGGGTGGCCGCCGTGCTCATCAACGTGGAAACCGCGCTGTATGCCATGCTCACTTATCTGTCTGCCTCGAAAACAGTGGATTTCGTGATCCAGGGTTTTGAGGAATACATCGCCCTGACCGTCATTTCCCCCAGAGCGGATTTGATACGTAAGACGTTGACACTCAAGCTGAAAAAAGGCGTGACGGTTTTTAAAGGGAAAAGCGGGTACGGAAAAAGGGGAGAAGTGGACAATGAGATCGAGATCATTTATACCGTTGTGACCCGCCTGGAAGTGCATAAGGTCATCGATGAGATTGAAAAGATCGACGAAAAAGCGTTTATTGTGCAACATAATATCAACGACACCCGCGGCGGCATGATCAAGCGCCGGGCGGGTGCACATTAA
- a CDS encoding formimidoylglutamase, with product MIDFSHLQDYLSPVSKAELNEDEEYDDLQVGNIIDSYEQGHLPNLDAADVIFLGAGDERGNGRSNSATPAPDIIRKEFYRLFLWHRDLRIADAGNLLPGRSQADAYAALKTVLTELIDAGKTIVILGGSHDLTYAQYQAYACKKYIIEVSVADALIDLQESSPMKSQRFLLDMFMEQPNYIRHYNHIGFQSYFVQPRMLETLDKLRFDCYRLGKVRENIEEIEPVLRNTDLFSVDVCMIKHTDAPSHSLSPNGFTGEEACALSRYAGMSNNLSTYGIYGYDPTRDRDNLTAKQISQMLWYFLDGRHVRNKEAQLNEREAFLEFHIAGADISTVFLKSKKTGRWWMQLPDKNFVPCAYSDYLMASNNELPERWLRSQERL from the coding sequence ATGATAGACTTTTCGCACCTGCAAGATTACCTGTCGCCCGTTTCCAAAGCGGAACTGAACGAAGATGAAGAATATGACGACCTCCAGGTCGGGAACATCATCGACAGCTACGAACAAGGCCACCTCCCCAACCTCGACGCCGCCGATGTCATTTTCCTTGGCGCCGGCGACGAACGGGGCAACGGACGGAGCAACTCCGCCACTCCCGCACCCGACATTATCCGAAAAGAATTCTACCGCCTCTTCCTCTGGCACCGCGATCTCCGCATCGCCGACGCCGGAAACCTCCTCCCCGGGCGCTCCCAGGCCGATGCCTACGCCGCCCTCAAAACCGTGCTCACCGAACTGATAGACGCCGGCAAAACCATCGTCATCCTCGGCGGCAGCCACGATCTCACCTACGCGCAATACCAGGCCTACGCCTGCAAAAAATATATTATCGAAGTCAGCGTAGCCGATGCCCTCATCGACCTGCAGGAATCTTCGCCCATGAAATCGCAGCGCTTCCTGCTCGATATGTTCATGGAACAGCCCAACTACATCCGCCACTACAACCACATCGGCTTCCAGAGCTATTTCGTTCAGCCACGCATGCTCGAAACGCTCGACAAGCTCCGGTTCGATTGCTACCGCCTCGGCAAAGTGCGCGAAAATATCGAAGAGATCGAGCCCGTGCTGCGGAACACAGACCTGTTCTCGGTAGACGTCTGCATGATCAAACATACCGACGCACCGTCGCACTCCCTGTCTCCCAACGGCTTCACCGGCGAAGAGGCGTGTGCCCTTTCCCGTTATGCCGGCATGAGCAACAACCTTTCCACCTACGGTATTTACGGATACGATCCTACCCGCGACCGCGACAATCTCACGGCCAAGCAGATCTCGCAGATGCTCTGGTATTTCCTCGACGGTCGGCATGTCCGCAACAAGGAAGCCCAGCTCAACGAGCGCGAAGCTTTCCTGGAGTTCCACATCGCCGGGGCCGATATCAGCACCGTGTTTTTGAAAAGCAAGAAAACCGGCCGCTGGTGGATGCAACTGCCCGACAAGAATTTCGTGCCCTGCGCCTATTCGGATTACCTCATGGCCAGCAACAACGAGCTGCCCGAGCGTTGGCTCCGTAGCCAGGAACGCCTGTAA
- a CDS encoding glycosyltransferase — MLVVPLDWGLGHATRDIPLIRELLNAGCVVVIAAEGKHAALLSREFPEITILPLPGYHITYSKKGLFFGVKILRQVPKIWKAVRHEQAWLRKTVAEHGISAVISDNRFGLYHPDIPCVFISHQLLIKTPFGGVTERILQRINYRYINKYSACWVPDFPGAHNLSGVLAHPAELPNNTTYLGCLSRFEPQPGVSRKYDVLALISGPEPQRTQLETILKEQLRQIPGIKALIVSGKPDQASEETTAPGISQVSHLNAADLNAAMQASDIVISRSGYTTLMDLAKLNKKAILIPTPGQSEQEYLGKHLMQEGYFISVPQHRFRLQQALNDAKTFPFRSFGRPEDMNAYKSIVRRFAESL; from the coding sequence GTGCTGGTGGTACCCCTCGATTGGGGCCTCGGCCATGCCACGCGCGACATTCCGCTGATTCGTGAACTCTTAAACGCTGGTTGCGTGGTAGTTATTGCGGCCGAAGGAAAGCACGCCGCACTGCTCTCCCGGGAATTCCCGGAAATCACCATCCTTCCCCTGCCCGGATACCACATCACGTATAGTAAAAAAGGCCTCTTTTTCGGGGTCAAAATCCTGCGCCAGGTTCCCAAGATCTGGAAAGCCGTCCGCCACGAACAGGCCTGGCTGCGCAAAACCGTTGCCGAGCACGGCATTTCGGCCGTCATCTCCGACAACCGGTTCGGCCTTTACCATCCAGACATCCCCTGCGTCTTCATCTCCCACCAGTTGCTGATCAAGACGCCCTTCGGCGGCGTTACCGAACGCATCCTCCAGCGCATCAATTACCGGTATATCAATAAATACTCCGCCTGCTGGGTGCCCGACTTCCCCGGAGCGCACAACCTCAGCGGCGTGCTCGCCCACCCGGCGGAACTGCCCAATAACACCACTTACCTGGGCTGCCTCTCCCGGTTTGAGCCACAGCCGGGCGTTTCCCGGAAATACGACGTGCTCGCCCTCATCTCCGGCCCGGAACCGCAACGCACCCAGCTGGAAACCATCCTGAAAGAACAGCTCCGCCAGATACCCGGCATCAAAGCCCTCATCGTCAGCGGAAAACCCGACCAGGCCAGCGAAGAAACCACCGCACCGGGGATTTCGCAAGTCAGCCACCTTAATGCGGCAGACCTCAACGCCGCCATGCAAGCCAGCGACATCGTCATATCCCGGTCCGGGTACACCACCCTGATGGACCTCGCCAAACTGAACAAAAAAGCCATCCTCATCCCCACCCCCGGCCAGTCCGAACAGGAATACCTGGGCAAACACCTCATGCAGGAAGGCTATTTCATCAGCGTGCCGCAACACCGGTTCCGGCTCCAGCAGGCGCTCAACGACGCAAAAACATTCCCCTTCCGCTCTTTCGGCCGGCCGGAAGACATGAACGCATATAAATCAATCGTCCGCCGCTTCGCAGAATCACTTTAG
- a CDS encoding arsenate reductase family protein, translated as MKKIYYLSTCSTCARILEETAAVAKGAELQDIKKEKITPEQLEEMHALAGSYESLFSRRSMLYKARGLAGKELSENDYRDLILEEYTFLKRPVAIVNGKIFIGNDAKTVAALKSAL; from the coding sequence ATGAAGAAGATTTATTACCTGTCGACCTGCAGTACCTGCGCCCGTATCCTCGAAGAAACGGCTGCGGTGGCGAAAGGTGCGGAATTGCAAGACATCAAGAAGGAAAAAATTACGCCGGAACAACTGGAAGAAATGCACGCACTGGCCGGCAGTTACGAATCGCTGTTCAGCCGCCGGTCGATGCTGTACAAGGCGCGCGGCCTTGCGGGAAAAGAACTGTCGGAAAATGATTACCGCGATCTCATCCTCGAAGAATATACTTTTCTGAAACGGCCGGTGGCGATCGTGAACGGTAAAATTTTTATCGGGAACGACGCAAAAACCGTGGCGGCGCTGAAAAGCGCGCTCTGA
- the polA gene encoding DNA polymerase I → MSKKLFLLDAMALIYRAYYALIRNPRLTSKGKNTNAQFGFTTTLIHLLNKEKPTHIAVAFDTHAPTERHTDFADYKANREDAPEDLLAALPDIKRIIEGFNIPVLELDGYEADDIIGTVAWQAAAQGYSVYMVTPDKDYGQLVKDNVFIWKPPALGNKEEVMGPKEVCERWGINDVAQVVDILGLMGDAVDNIPGIPGVGEKTATKLLSEWNTLENVIANADKIPGKLGEKVRAGADSAILSKKLATIITDVPVDFHEENFCCTEINKEKLTEIFSELEFKSLGKTILGDSFNALAGDPGKPVQQDLFGNPTEAPQAGSALAQQAEAIEGPGLVADKNIENTPHTYHLADTPEKHAALVAQLMKEPLISFDTETTGTDANAVDIVGMSFSVKPTEGWYIPLPPARDEVLQILETFRPLFERTDAEFVAQNAKYDMIVLKWYGIEVKGKLFDTMLAHYLIEPEGRRSMDLLSAQYLQYAPVSIETLIGKKGKNQGNMRDVEIEKIKEYAAEDADITLQLKSSFEPLLSERNVANVFYDIEAPLVQVLTDMEFEGVKIDTQALADYSRELETEIRKAEESVFQQAGVRFNLGSPKQLGEVLFEKLQLDPKAKKTRTGQYATGEDVLAKLSAKHPIVENILVYRELSKLKSTYVDALPTMINPRTNRVHTSYNQAVAVTGRLSSNNPNLQNIPIRTERGREVRKAFVPRSEEFTLLSADYSQIELRIIAAISGDQNMSDAFRNNLDIHTATAAKVYGVELADVTSDMRRNAKSVNFGIIYGQSAFGLSENLGIPRSEAKALIDNYFAQYPSIRQYMEDQVKFAQQTGYVQTLMGRKRWLKDINSSNAVVRGFAERNAINMPIQGTAADLIKLAMISLHKTFREHNFRSRMILQVHDELVFDAHKDEVDIIKPLIIEGMRNAMPLSVPIEAEIGTGRNWLEAH, encoded by the coding sequence ATGAGCAAAAAACTCTTCTTATTGGACGCAATGGCGCTTATTTACCGCGCCTACTACGCATTGATCCGGAACCCGAGGCTTACCAGCAAGGGAAAGAACACCAACGCGCAGTTCGGGTTCACCACTACGTTAATCCACCTCCTCAACAAGGAAAAACCCACGCACATCGCCGTGGCTTTCGATACGCATGCGCCTACGGAGCGGCATACTGATTTCGCCGACTACAAGGCCAACCGCGAAGATGCGCCTGAAGACCTCCTCGCGGCCCTGCCCGACATCAAGCGGATCATCGAGGGATTCAACATTCCCGTGCTGGAGCTCGACGGGTACGAGGCAGACGATATCATCGGCACCGTTGCCTGGCAGGCCGCGGCCCAGGGCTATTCCGTATACATGGTTACACCGGATAAGGATTACGGCCAGCTCGTAAAAGACAATGTTTTCATCTGGAAGCCGCCCGCGCTCGGTAACAAGGAAGAAGTGATGGGGCCGAAGGAAGTTTGCGAGCGCTGGGGCATCAACGATGTGGCCCAGGTCGTGGATATTCTGGGGTTGATGGGCGATGCGGTAGACAACATCCCGGGGATACCTGGTGTGGGCGAAAAAACCGCCACCAAGCTGCTTTCCGAATGGAACACCCTCGAAAACGTTATCGCCAACGCCGATAAAATTCCCGGAAAGCTCGGCGAAAAAGTACGCGCCGGCGCCGATTCCGCCATCCTGTCCAAAAAACTGGCGACGATCATCACCGATGTACCGGTCGATTTCCATGAAGAAAATTTCTGCTGCACGGAAATCAACAAGGAAAAACTCACGGAAATCTTTTCCGAGCTGGAATTCAAAAGCCTCGGCAAAACGATCCTCGGCGATTCGTTCAACGCCCTGGCCGGAGATCCCGGAAAGCCCGTTCAACAAGATCTCTTCGGCAATCCCACCGAGGCTCCCCAGGCCGGAAGCGCCCTCGCCCAACAAGCGGAAGCCATCGAAGGCCCGGGCCTCGTCGCCGATAAAAATATCGAGAACACCCCGCATACCTACCACCTCGCCGATACGCCCGAAAAGCATGCCGCACTGGTAGCCCAGCTGATGAAAGAACCCCTCATCAGCTTCGACACGGAAACCACCGGCACCGACGCAAATGCGGTAGACATCGTGGGGATGAGCTTCTCCGTGAAACCGACAGAAGGCTGGTACATTCCCCTGCCACCTGCCCGGGACGAAGTGCTGCAGATCCTCGAAACGTTCCGCCCCCTTTTCGAACGGACAGACGCGGAGTTCGTGGCGCAAAACGCGAAATACGATATGATCGTCCTGAAATGGTACGGCATCGAAGTGAAAGGGAAATTGTTCGACACCATGCTCGCACATTACCTGATAGAGCCGGAGGGCCGTCGCTCGATGGACCTCCTCAGCGCCCAATACCTGCAGTACGCGCCGGTTTCCATTGAAACGCTCATCGGCAAGAAAGGCAAGAACCAGGGCAATATGCGCGATGTCGAGATCGAAAAGATCAAGGAATACGCTGCCGAAGACGCCGACATCACCCTTCAGCTCAAATCCAGTTTCGAGCCACTGTTAAGCGAACGCAATGTGGCCAACGTGTTTTACGACATCGAGGCGCCGCTCGTGCAGGTGCTGACTGATATGGAATTTGAAGGGGTGAAGATCGACACACAGGCCCTCGCCGATTATTCCCGCGAGCTGGAAACCGAAATCCGCAAGGCGGAAGAAAGCGTGTTCCAGCAGGCCGGCGTCCGTTTCAACCTCGGTTCGCCCAAACAGCTCGGTGAAGTGCTGTTCGAAAAGCTCCAGCTCGATCCCAAAGCCAAAAAAACCCGCACGGGGCAATACGCTACCGGCGAAGACGTGCTGGCCAAACTTTCCGCCAAGCATCCCATCGTGGAGAATATCCTCGTTTACCGCGAATTGAGCAAGCTCAAATCTACCTATGTAGACGCGCTGCCGACGATGATCAACCCGCGCACCAACCGGGTGCATACCTCCTACAACCAGGCGGTGGCGGTGACGGGGCGCCTCAGTTCCAACAATCCCAACCTGCAGAATATTCCCATCCGCACGGAAAGAGGGCGCGAAGTGCGCAAGGCGTTCGTGCCCCGCAGCGAAGAATTCACCCTTCTTTCCGCCGACTATTCGCAGATCGAACTTCGCATCATCGCGGCCATCAGCGGCGATCAGAACATGAGCGATGCATTCCGCAACAACCTGGATATCCACACTGCCACAGCCGCCAAAGTTTATGGCGTGGAACTGGCGGACGTAACGTCAGACATGCGCCGGAATGCCAAAAGCGTCAACTTCGGCATCATTTACGGCCAGAGCGCCTTCGGCCTCAGCGAGAACCTGGGCATCCCGAGAAGTGAAGCCAAAGCATTGATCGACAATTACTTCGCACAATATCCGTCCATCCGTCAATATATGGAAGACCAGGTGAAATTCGCGCAGCAGACCGGTTACGTGCAAACGCTCATGGGCAGGAAGCGCTGGTTGAAAGACATCAATTCCTCCAACGCCGTGGTGCGTGGTTTCGCGGAAAGGAACGCCATCAACATGCCCATCCAGGGAACGGCGGCAGACCTCATCAAACTGGCGATGATTTCGCTGCATAAAACCTTCCGGGAACATAATTTCCGCTCGCGGATGATCCTGCAGGTACATGACGAGTTGGTGTTTGACGCGCATAAAGACGAGGTAGACATCATTAAACCGCTCATCATCGAAGGAATGCGCAACGCCATGCCGCTCAGCGTGCCGATCGAAGCCGAGATCGGGACGGGCAGGAACTGGCTCGAAGCGCATTGA